The DNA segment ACGGCCATACATATACTAAACCGGCTTCGGTAATACTTATGCCAAGCAGCATAACTATAAAGCTGCCAATGATTCCACCAAGGAATCCATAAAATATTGCATAGAGTAATTTATTGTGCGGATTAATTTTTGCAGTTCCGAACAGGGTTTTTTCTAAAGTCGCAGTTTTCTTATATTGTTTCCACACAATGAAAATTACCAGCCAGAAAAATGGATTTAAAACGGCCGATGGGATACCTTGCAATATTAGGATTATAATTTTCCCAAGAGGAAACACGTTCATCTCTCCTGTCTTTGCATGTAAGTCGGAGATTTAACTATATCAAGAGCCTTTAATAATTGAGAATCTTTTTCTCTGGGAATGTCAAAAGGACTTATATCCTTGCTAAGTTCAACCTTAATATCAGGCTCTACACCTATGCCGTCAATGCTTCGTCCGCTCGGCAAATAATATCGGGCAATAGTCAATTTTATTCCTGTTCCGTCTTGAAAAGGTTCAATTTCCTGAACGGAACCTTTGCCAAAAGTTTTTGTGCCTACAAGCACACCTGCTTTGTGGTCTTGAATAGCTCCAGCTACTATTTCCGAAGCACTGGCACTGTTTTCATTTATAAGCACTACAAGCGGTAATGAAATTCTGTTATTATCAGAATAATATTCTTCCAGTTTATTTTTATTCCTGTCTTCGGTATAAACTATCATTCCTTTTCCAAGTATTTCATCGGCTATCCTCACTGATTCATAAAGAGAACCACCTGGATTATTTCGCAAATCCAGTATTAAACCTTTTATGCCTTGCTTTTGCAAGCTGTCTACCGCAGCTTTAAATTCATCATAAGTCTGTGAATCAAAAGAGGTAATTTTTATATAGCCTACATCATCGTCAATAATTTCATGTTTTATTGTTGTAACTCGAATATCATCCCGCATCAATTCAAATTCCAACAAATCTTCGTTATCCTGTCTTTTTATATATACAACAACCTTTGTGCCCTTTTCACCTCTTAGAAGTTTTACCGCTTCATCAAGGCTTTTTCCGGCAAGCTCGATATCATCGACTTTAACTATTATGTCTTTTGGAAGAATTCCGGCTTTCTGGGCAGGAGTTCCTTCGATAGGGGATACCACTATAATATCGCCGGTACTCTCATCAGCACTGAGTACCATTCCTACACCGCTGAAGGAACCATTAATAGACGCAATAAAATCTTGAAATTCCGTTTCATTCATATAAACTGAATATGGATCGCCAAGAGATTCCACCACTCCCTTAATAGCTCCCTCAATTAATTTTTCAGTTTCCACATCCTTTACGTATTTGTCTTCTATGAGTTTTATCACATCGACAACCGGCTTTAAGTGCTGTAAATCTGTCTGTCCATCAACTACAGCAGCAGCATTTTTATCATCGCCCTTACTTATTGCATAGAATGGTTTGCTTACCGCCGCAGCTCCCGCAAAAAACGAAAGCAGCGATATTGCTATACACAATACCGCTACTTTAAACATATGTTTTACATTCTTGTTTTGCATATGTATCCCCACCCGGTAAAGTTTTTAGTCTTTACCATTATATCATTTATTTTAGCCAATTCCAAGGGTTGACTACTTCTCCATCTTTGATTACTCCAAAATGAAGGTGTGGTCCCGTAGACCATCCGGTACTGCCAACCAAGCCAATTTTATCACCCTTGAGTACTTTTTTGCCTTCTGCTACAAGCAGTTTCGAAAGATGAGAATACTGCGTAGAAATACCTCCACCATGGCTAACAATGATTGTATTGCCATAACCTCCATAAGAGCCTGAAAAAATTACCTCACCATCATCTGCTGCCAGCACATCAGCTCCCATAGAAGCACCTATATCTATGCCTTCATGAAACCGCCGTGTTTTAAAGATAGGATGCGTCCTCCATCCAAACTCTGAAGTAATATATGTTGAACTTGGCGTCGGCCAAAGGAATTCCCCTGTTCCAAAAAAGCCTTTTTGGTTCTTCATTTCCCATTCAAGAATTTGCCGGCGTAGATTCTCCGAATCTTTTTGCAGCTTATCCTCTTGACGCTCATACTCTTTTTTCTGTTTTTCCAGCTCTGCCATGAGTCTTTGGCGATCTCCGCGATATGAAACTATGCTGGCTCGACGAGCATCTATATCATCGCGCTGCTGAGCTATGATCCTTTGTTGTTCTTCCAATTCTGCTTTTTTCTTTGCTACTTCTTCCTGTCTTGCTTTAAATTCCATAAGGAGATTTTTATCAGACTCAATGATACGTTTAACTAAATCAAGTCTTGTCAAGAAATCTGAAAAACTGGAAGACGCCAAAATTACCTCTATGTAATCTACCGGCCCAGTTTTGTAAAGAGTTCGCATGCGGACATTTAGATCATCTTTTTGTTCTTCTACCTGTTGTTCGGCTTGTTTAAGCTCTTCTATAGTATTTACTAATTTCGTCTGATTTTCTCTGAGCTTGGCTTCTGTTTCAGCCAGTTCTTTTTGCGCCAAGTTCAATTTTTCTTCAAGCTCTGCCAATTCTTCACTTATATCCTTCTTATTCGCTTCAACTTTATTTATATTGTTTCTTAAATTTTTTATTTGATTGCTTAAATCTTGCTGCTGCTTTTTTAAATCATCGATACCGCCTAATGCCGCCGGAGCAGTTGCCGTTAAAATAATAGCCAACAGCAAGATGCTTGTAATTACTTTGTGTTTTTTCCAACTCATCACCTTTTTTCACTCCTTATATAATGCTAAACATTTAAAAATCTCTTTATGGAAAAGCTACTGCCAAATGCCCCGATGAACATACCAATACCTAAAAATCCAAAGGCATAGTTATAAAACTGTTCTATCGGCAGCAAAGAAATCATAGGAATATTTAGCTTCACCGTTACATAAAGATATTTGTAAGCTATTCCCAAAATTGCTACAGCCAGCGAAGAACCGATTAATCCCAATACCATACCTTCTATCAAAAACGGCCAGCGTACAAACCAGTCAGTGGCACCAATATATTTCATAATATTTATCTCCCGCCGCCGTGCAAAAACCGTAAGTCTGATGGTATTAGAGATAATAAAAATTGAAACTGCGGCAAAAACTACCATTATCGCCAAGCCAATAATCCGAACCCAATAAATTATGTTGAACAGTTTTTCAACAATGCCTTTGCCGTATTTGACTTCATCAACACCGGAAAATTTTTCAATTTTTTCAGCAACCAAAGCCACTTCATGAGGGTCGTTTACCTTAATCCGGAAGGAATTGGGAAGTGGGTTTTCAATACCCTCCAATAAATCTTCTCCTACTTGCTCTTTGAATTCTTCCAGAGCCATTTCCTTTGAAATAAATTCTACTTCTTTTATCCCGGAAATAGCAGCAAAATCCTTTTTTAGTTGAGATATCCTTTCTTGTCCCAAGGAGTCTTCAAGGTAAGCCGTAATCTCTACTTGTGATTCCACATCTTTTAAAACATGATCAAAATTTACCGAAAGTAATAAAAAAGAGCCTAGAATGATGAGTGCAGATGCTACCGCTCCAATGGATGCGAGACTCATCCATCTGTTTCTTACAAGACTGGTGAAGGATTCTTTGAAAAAATATTTGATGGTCCTAAGTCTCATTACTGTATACCCCTCTCTCCTCGTCTCTTACTAGACTGCCTTTTTCGAGCTGAATTACTCTTTTTTTCATAGAATCTACCAATTCTCGGGCATGCGAGGCAACAACCAATGTAGTCCCCCGCTTATTGATATCATCTAGCAAATTCATGATATCCCTAGATGTATCCGGGTCAAGGTTACCGGTAGGTTCATCGGCTACGAGGACATCGGGATTATTTACCAGAGCACGAGCAAGTGCGACTCGTTGTTGTTCACCTCCGGAAAGTTCTGAAGGTTTTGCCTTGGCTTTGTGAGCTAAGCCTACTCTTTCAAGAACATATGGCACTCTTTTCCTTATATCTCTGCCGGGGGCTTCCACCACTTCCATTGCAAAAGCTATATTCTCATAAACGGTTTTTTCCGGCAGCAGTCTAAAATCTTGAAAAACAATACCAATACGCCGCCTTAGGTAAGGTATTTCTTTCGGCCTTAATCTGGTAATGTTTTTTCCGGCGAAAAATATCTGTCCCCTTGTCGGAAGTTCTTCTCTGAATAAAAGCTTAATCAATGTCGATTTTCCTGCCCCGCTGGGTCCGACAATAAATACAAACTCTCCCTTTAATATCTTTAGACTAATATCTTTAAGGGCGACTTGACCGCCCGGATAAATCTTAGTAACCCCATACATTTCAATCAAACTGCTCACTCCAAATTCCATTTAGTTACATATATTTTTAACTTCGACATCAATACCGAAAATCCTTCATTAAATACATTTAAAAATATGTAATTTCCTAAACTTCGTCGACATTATCAAATATATCATTAAATATTATCATTCTCAACATTTATATATCATTTTCAGACAAGTTAGGGCGGCATAAGAGGTTTAAGCAATCAATTTTTCTCCTTTTTCATAAAAAACGATATACTTCCCACATAACGGAAAAAATGAATTGTGTTATAAAATTAAGAATTAAGGGGTTGACATTTTACAAATTTATGCATATAGTATTAAAAAGAATTACAGCTTTACAGACAATGACAGAGAAGATAAGCTTCGACACTGTAAATACAGAAAGCTGGGTTTGATGAGAGCCGGTGTTACAAGACGAAGTGCATATTCACTCTAGAGTCTTTGCCCTAAAAGGAAACGAGTAGGGGCAAAGGGTTGTCCTCCCTTACAAAGGACTATAGTTTAGCATATCGCAGACTAGAAATGAGTTATCCCGGATATTTTTTATATTCGGGATAAGAGTGGTACCGTGAGCAAAGCTCCACCTCTAAAATGAGGCGGAGCTTTTTTTATGTGAGCAATTGATATTTGCCTAATTTAAAATTATTTTGGAGGTTGTATATCTTATGGAAACTAAGACAAGAGAAAATTGGTCCTCAAAAGCCGGTTTCATTCTAGCTGCTGCAGGTTCGGCCATAGGTTTGGGTAATATATGGAAATTCCCTTATAGTGTGGGTACTAACGGTGGCGGAGCATATGTTGCAGTATACCTTTTGTTTTTAGTGCTCATCGGAACTCCCCTTATGCTGGCTGCCATCACTCTTGGCAGGAAGACCCAGCTTTCGGTTTTCGGTGCATATAAAAGCATAGATAAGCGTTGGTCATTTGTGGGCTTTCTCGCTGTAATTTGCGGTTTTGTCATACTGGCCTTTTATTCTTCCGTTGGCGGTTGGGTTTTGTATTACTTTAAAAACGCTGTTACGGGAAATCTTAATACAAAAGATCCCCAAGTTCTTGCCGGTATTTTTTCCAATATGATGAACTCTCCTGCAACCTTAATAGTTTACCAGTTAATCTTTATGGCACTTACTATGCTTATAGTAATAAACGGCATTAAAAAAGGAATTGAAGTCACTTCTAAAGTAATGATGCCCGGTCTCTTTATACTTCTTATAATTATAGCTATTAGGAGTGTAACATTGGAGGGAAGTATGGAGGGAATTAAATTCTTGCTGGTTCCTGATTTCTCTAAGATTACCCTTGAAGTAGCTAAAAACGCCATGGCGCAAGTGTTCTTCTCTCTCAGCATAGGCATGGGGGTCATGATAACCTACGGAAGTTATTTGGATAAGGAAGTTAATTTGCTAAGCACAGCGGTGTCGATCCCCGCTTTGGACACATTGGCTGCGTTGATAGCCGGATTTGCCACTATCCCGGCGGTTTTTGCCTTAGGCTTTGAAGTTGGAGAAGGGCCCGGACTTATGTTTATCACACTGCCTGCAGTTTTTGCATCGATGCCTTTAGGGCAAATCTTTTGCATTGCCTTTTTTCTGATGGTTACTTTTGCAGCATTGACTTCTTCAATGTCTATGTTGGAAATCAGCGTTTCTTATTTTGTGGATGAACTGAAAAAGGACAGGAAAAAATCTACATTGGCAGTAGGGATTGTAATATTTCTAATGGGAATACCCGCTTCCCTTTCCCTGGTTCAAGGCAGCAGTTTCTATATAGGAAGTTTGAGCTTTTTTGATATATATGACAAACTGTCTTCCAATATACTCCTAACCACCGGTGCATTTTTGCTTTCCATTTTCGTGGCTTGGATACTTACCACCAAAGAAGCCGTGAAAGAAATAGAGCTTTCAGGAATCCGCTTTAAGTTAGCCCCCGTCTGGAGCTTCTTAGTAAAGTATGTGGTTCCGGTAGGCGTATTTATTATATTATTTAATTCCTATAAGGATTTTATAATTGCTCTGCTTAATTGATGGCATAAACGGCAGCAATACCTCTAGATAAAATACCCTAAATATGGTAAAATGATTATCAGCTTGAACCTCCATCAAGTGAAGATGACTTAATTCCATAATATATTTTAACAACAACCCCCACCTCCACTATATAGCATCAATAAAAGAGGTGGGGGTTAATATTCATCTGCGATTATCTATTCTTTCTCTTACTTGTGCTGGAATCATGTCGCCGACAGTACCTGTGGCAAGGCAAATATAAGTATCTGCAGCACCGTAATATACTAAAATTTCATCATCTATGTCAAGAATTTCTTTATCTTCGGCTGCAACGGCACCGCAAGTAAACACCACATTCGGCACCCAACACTTATCTTTTTCCCCTACCTCACACTTGGTTTCAGGCGATAGTGTGGGGTTGGGCGACCTGTATAGAAGTCGGCCGGGGTCTTTTAGGTCAGCCAACATCACTCCCAACCTATACACCATGTCCTTATCCACACCGTGGTATATAAGCAGCCAACCATAACGTGTTTTTATAGGTTGTGCACCGGCTCCTATTTTCAGAGAGTCCCACATCATGCCGGACCGCGGTCCCATTATTATCTTGTGACCGTCACGAGGCCACGGAAAGGACAGTTTCGGGGAATATGCAATCCATATGCTTGGTTCAATACGATGATATATGACATACTTGCCATTGATTTTTTCAGGAAACAATATGGCATCTTTATCCCATAGTCCGGGAAAAGCCAGCCCTCTTCTTTTCCAGCAGTTATATTTTCTGTTGAGAAAATCATCTATGGTAATTGATGCCGCTGCTATCTGAGCTACCACACCGTCATATGCGGTATAAAG comes from the Tepidanaerobacter acetatoxydans Re1 genome and includes:
- a CDS encoding sodium-dependent transporter, which translates into the protein METKTRENWSSKAGFILAAAGSAIGLGNIWKFPYSVGTNGGGAYVAVYLLFLVLIGTPLMLAAITLGRKTQLSVFGAYKSIDKRWSFVGFLAVICGFVILAFYSSVGGWVLYYFKNAVTGNLNTKDPQVLAGIFSNMMNSPATLIVYQLIFMALTMLIVINGIKKGIEVTSKVMMPGLFILLIIIAIRSVTLEGSMEGIKFLLVPDFSKITLEVAKNAMAQVFFSLSIGMGVMITYGSYLDKEVNLLSTAVSIPALDTLAALIAGFATIPAVFALGFEVGEGPGLMFITLPAVFASMPLGQIFCIAFFLMVTFAALTSSMSMLEISVSYFVDELKKDRKKSTLAVGIVIFLMGIPASLSLVQGSSFYIGSLSFFDIYDKLSSNILLTTGAFLLSIFVAWILTTKEAVKEIELSGIRFKLAPVWSFLVKYVVPVGVFIILFNSYKDFIIALLN
- a CDS encoding murein hydrolase activator EnvC family protein — protein: MSWKKHKVITSILLLAIILTATAPAALGGIDDLKKQQQDLSNQIKNLRNNINKVEANKKDISEELAELEEKLNLAQKELAETEAKLRENQTKLVNTIEELKQAEQQVEEQKDDLNVRMRTLYKTGPVDYIEVILASSSFSDFLTRLDLVKRIIESDKNLLMEFKARQEEVAKKKAELEEQQRIIAQQRDDIDARRASIVSYRGDRQRLMAELEKQKKEYERQEDKLQKDSENLRRQILEWEMKNQKGFFGTGEFLWPTPSSTYITSEFGWRTHPIFKTRRFHEGIDIGASMGADVLAADDGEVIFSGSYGGYGNTIIVSHGGGISTQYSHLSKLLVAEGKKVLKGDKIGLVGSTGWSTGPHLHFGVIKDGEVVNPWNWLK
- a CDS encoding S41 family peptidase; translation: MQNKNVKHMFKVAVLCIAISLLSFFAGAAAVSKPFYAISKGDDKNAAAVVDGQTDLQHLKPVVDVIKLIEDKYVKDVETEKLIEGAIKGVVESLGDPYSVYMNETEFQDFIASINGSFSGVGMVLSADESTGDIIVVSPIEGTPAQKAGILPKDIIVKVDDIELAGKSLDEAVKLLRGEKGTKVVVYIKRQDNEDLLEFELMRDDIRVTTIKHEIIDDDVGYIKITSFDSQTYDEFKAAVDSLQKQGIKGLILDLRNNPGGSLYESVRIADEILGKGMIVYTEDRNKNKLEEYYSDNNRISLPLVVLINENSASASEIVAGAIQDHKAGVLVGTKTFGKGSVQEIEPFQDGTGIKLTIARYYLPSGRSIDGIGVEPDIKVELSKDISPFDIPREKDSQLLKALDIVKSPTYMQRQER
- the ftsE gene encoding cell division ATP-binding protein FtsE, which gives rise to MIEMYGVTKIYPGGQVALKDISLKILKGEFVFIVGPSGAGKSTLIKLLFREELPTRGQIFFAGKNITRLRPKEIPYLRRRIGIVFQDFRLLPEKTVYENIAFAMEVVEAPGRDIRKRVPYVLERVGLAHKAKAKPSELSGGEQQRVALARALVNNPDVLVADEPTGNLDPDTSRDIMNLLDDINKRGTTLVVASHARELVDSMKKRVIQLEKGSLVRDEERGVYSNET
- the ftsX gene encoding permease-like cell division protein FtsX codes for the protein MRLRTIKYFFKESFTSLVRNRWMSLASIGAVASALIILGSFLLLSVNFDHVLKDVESQVEITAYLEDSLGQERISQLKKDFAAISGIKEVEFISKEMALEEFKEQVGEDLLEGIENPLPNSFRIKVNDPHEVALVAEKIEKFSGVDEVKYGKGIVEKLFNIIYWVRIIGLAIMVVFAAVSIFIISNTIRLTVFARRREINIMKYIGATDWFVRWPFLIEGMVLGLIGSSLAVAILGIAYKYLYVTVKLNIPMISLLPIEQFYNYAFGFLGIGMFIGAFGSSFSIKRFLNV